The following are encoded in a window of Brevibacillus ruminantium genomic DNA:
- a CDS encoding NUDIX domain-containing protein: MNDYIKTIKKLVGTETIVTVGCGAIIEDENGRILLQRRKDQNNWCLPGGVMEIGETFLDTVIREVKEETNQNCSEFILVPVVLRSTLTETKYSVSK; encoded by the coding sequence TTGAATGACTATATAAAAACAATTAAAAAATTAGTGGGAACAGAAACTATTGTGACTGTAGGGTGTGGAGCAATAATTGAGGATGAGAATGGTAGGATTCTTTTGCAAAGACGAAAGGATCAGAACAACTGGTGTCTTCCTGGAGGTGTAATGGAAATCGGGGAGACCTTTCTTGACACGGTTATCCGTGAGGTTAAGGAAGAAACTAATCAGAATTGTTCGGAATTTATTCTGGTCCCAGTTGTTTTAAGGAGTACCCTAACGGAGACAAAGTATTCAGTGTCCAAGTAA
- the istB gene encoding IS21-like element helper ATPase IstB, with protein MDALIKEYSKRLKLSWVRQHFHEVEATTNEEYLLKILENEIQQREVRKINLLFKQSSLPRITGKPFEWGHIQMGQGLTQDHILHGGFIEEKENLIFYGGVGTGKTYLSTLIGLNAIQQQGKKIKFFTVAGLVNRLLDAHETGSLSRFFNHIEKLDLLILDELGYIPLHKQGAELLFQIISMCYERKSIIITTNLQFGQWNHIFGDPILTEAVIDRLIHHSHLIVFNGESHRYKESLLHGK; from the coding sequence GTGGATGCATTGATAAAAGAATATTCAAAGCGTCTCAAGTTGAGTTGGGTTCGGCAACATTTCCATGAGGTTGAAGCTACTACAAATGAAGAGTACTTACTCAAAATACTAGAAAACGAGATACAACAACGAGAAGTACGGAAAATCAATCTGCTCTTTAAACAATCTTCCTTGCCAAGAATAACAGGAAAGCCATTTGAATGGGGTCATATTCAGATGGGACAAGGTCTCACGCAGGATCATATCCTTCATGGTGGATTTATAGAGGAGAAAGAAAATCTGATCTTTTATGGCGGTGTGGGAACGGGGAAAACGTACTTATCCACTCTGATTGGCTTAAATGCCATTCAGCAGCAAGGGAAAAAGATAAAGTTCTTTACTGTCGCTGGATTAGTCAATCGGCTGCTAGACGCTCACGAGACTGGCTCGTTGAGCCGATTCTTTAACCATATTGAGAAGCTAGATCTGTTAATACTCGACGAACTGGGGTATATTCCTCTGCATAAACAAGGTGCAGAACTGCTATTTCAGATTATCTCCATGTGCTACGAAAGAAAAAGTATTATTATCACGACCAATCTACAGTTTGGCCAATGGAATCATATATTTGGTGATCCAATTTTAACAGAGGCAGTTATTGATCGCTTGATTCATCACTCTCATTTGATCGTCTTCAATGGCGAAAGCCATCGATACAAAGAATCGCTATTACACGGTAAATAA
- the istA gene encoding IS21 family transposase yields the protein MLAVAEINYIRHEANKKGRAYSKIAKQMNRDSRTVQKYAEMDDFNLQEKPKQIRKARVMEPVKPILDQWIKEDLNKKKKFRRTAQRLFTQLVEEYQFTGSSRSVRQYVSQRKHQLAETSDAAALPLETRPGSAQVDFGEAPFKYQGESVTLPFLVLSFPYSNTFYFQVFQSQNRECFLEGLKRIFHYIGGVPKVIRFDNLSPAVKKIMPNGQRELTEEFQNFVFHYDFEYEFCNPGSGNEKGHVEAMVKYVRNNFLLPELQIHNLDQLNETLWKKAEKDRERPHYVKETMLSELYLADKEHLLQLPAKEFDCIRYERVKADKYGYIRVENKLYSTSPRFAKCMVLAKISFDRVDILTEEYELIVQHPRLYGKEPKSVIWQPYLILMAKRPTAIKYTSFYEQLPIEWQVYLSNCTVPEKQEALQLLSVILKNDDMKIPTQALQLASENGHPAVDSIKQIYYQLMNGRGQRDTIQPKGFVPAVPTATRGLAHYNEFFKGTGGHH from the coding sequence ATGTTAGCAGTGGCAGAAATTAATTATATCAGGCATGAGGCAAACAAAAAAGGGCGAGCTTATAGCAAGATTGCCAAACAAATGAATCGTGATTCAAGGACGGTTCAGAAGTATGCAGAAATGGATGATTTCAATCTACAAGAAAAGCCCAAGCAAATTCGAAAAGCTAGAGTCATGGAGCCCGTTAAACCTATTCTTGATCAATGGATCAAAGAGGACTTGAACAAGAAAAAGAAGTTCCGAAGAACAGCACAACGCTTGTTCACGCAATTAGTGGAGGAATACCAATTTACAGGATCATCTCGCTCTGTCAGACAATATGTTTCCCAACGTAAGCACCAGTTAGCGGAGACAAGTGATGCTGCGGCATTGCCATTGGAAACGAGACCTGGATCAGCTCAAGTTGATTTTGGAGAAGCACCATTCAAATATCAGGGAGAAAGTGTTACCTTGCCATTCCTCGTTCTCTCGTTTCCTTATAGCAACACGTTCTACTTTCAAGTTTTCCAGTCTCAGAATCGAGAATGCTTTCTGGAGGGATTAAAGCGTATCTTTCACTATATAGGTGGAGTTCCAAAGGTCATTCGATTTGATAATTTATCACCAGCGGTGAAAAAGATCATGCCAAATGGTCAGCGTGAACTGACGGAGGAATTTCAAAACTTCGTTTTTCATTATGACTTTGAATACGAGTTTTGCAATCCCGGTAGTGGCAATGAAAAAGGGCACGTAGAGGCGATGGTCAAGTACGTTCGCAACAACTTCCTGCTTCCTGAGTTGCAGATACACAATCTTGATCAGCTAAACGAAACCCTTTGGAAAAAAGCCGAGAAAGATCGGGAGAGACCTCATTATGTGAAAGAAACCATGCTTTCCGAACTATATTTGGCAGACAAGGAACACCTTCTTCAATTACCTGCCAAAGAGTTTGATTGTATCCGATATGAACGAGTAAAAGCGGATAAATACGGATATATCCGAGTCGAAAATAAACTCTACTCAACGTCTCCCCGTTTTGCCAAATGTATGGTTTTGGCAAAGATCTCATTTGACCGAGTCGATATTTTAACTGAAGAATATGAGCTGATCGTACAGCATCCCAGGCTGTATGGCAAAGAGCCAAAATCAGTGATTTGGCAGCCATATTTGATATTGATGGCAAAACGGCCAACTGCTATTAAATACACAAGTTTTTATGAACAATTGCCAATCGAATGGCAAGTCTATCTCTCGAATTGCACGGTCCCAGAGAAGCAAGAAGCTCTCCAGCTACTATCCGTCATTTTAAAAAACGATGATATGAAAATACCCACGCAAGCTTTGCAGCTTGCCTCTGAGAATGGTCACCCAGCCGTTGATTCTATTAAGCAGATCTATTATCAACTCATGAATGGCCGTGGACAAAGGGATACCATCCAACCGAAAGGTTTTGTTCCTGCCGTTCCAACAGCCACTAGAGGATTAGCCCATTACAATGAATTTTTTAAGGGAACGGGAGGTCATCACTAG
- a CDS encoding TIM barrel protein — MINHKFGVSGSTILSNPEQFDELFWDDIDIIEIGEFPNETAFSAFLDLCRVKQTPFGVHSPLLRNGSKYDLLEKVTIEPLVARKQLEKEAALLSRLGAKYILVHFPYFISEKTEYVNEIIENGLQELCRIQSEYAIPIICEPKLGIGRSVKGIQYLDSFPIEIWERYSLKLCIDIGDYLIATGDEILKYLEKWKEHIKIVHLHNVSYEDNKHIWIPVHPSHENNGKQYKIAHIMSFLSQCKEIKFIFEHTPHSNPSKEFVQQGYNWTKKIIMSSSTSGNQ; from the coding sequence TTGATCAATCATAAATTTGGCGTATCTGGAAGCACAATTTTAAGTAATCCTGAACAATTTGACGAATTATTTTGGGATGATATTGATATAATCGAAATTGGAGAATTTCCGAATGAAACGGCTTTTAGTGCTTTCTTAGATCTTTGTAGGGTAAAACAAACTCCCTTCGGCGTTCATTCACCGTTACTACGAAATGGAAGTAAATACGATTTGCTTGAAAAGGTTACAATTGAACCTTTGGTCGCACGGAAACAGTTAGAGAAGGAAGCTGCGTTATTGTCACGTCTAGGTGCGAAATATATTTTGGTGCATTTCCCCTATTTTATTAGTGAAAAAACTGAATATGTAAACGAAATAATTGAAAATGGGCTGCAAGAACTGTGTCGAATACAAAGTGAATACGCTATACCCATTATATGTGAGCCTAAATTAGGAATTGGACGTTCTGTGAAAGGAATACAATATCTTGATTCTTTTCCTATAGAGATATGGGAAAGGTATTCTTTGAAACTCTGTATAGACATAGGTGATTATCTAATTGCAACAGGAGATGAAATATTAAAATATTTAGAGAAGTGGAAGGAACATATCAAAATAGTTCATTTGCATAACGTTTCGTATGAAGACAATAAACATATTTGGATTCCAGTACATCCTAGTCATGAGAATAACGGAAAGCAATATAAGATAGCACATATCATGAGTTTCTTATCACAATGCAAAGAAATAAAATTTATATTTGAACATACACCACATAGCAATCCAAGCAAAGAGTTCGTTCAGCAAGGATATAATTGGACTAAAAAAATTATTATGTCTAGTTCAACTAGCGGGAATCAATAG
- a CDS encoding type 1 glutamine amidotransferase family protein: MKEVFIFITDGFADWEASYVSTELNKPETGYRVKTIAIDREPKVSMGGLTVLPDYSVKEFNPNVDIAMLVIPGGTQWREAKNQQAKVIVDYCVSKEIPVAAICDATTFLGNHGYLDNHRHTGNTLPYLKQGAPNYRGDQHYVDAQSVRDVNLITANGSGALEFSRHILERLGVLEGDELNEWYEIFKKGYFPS, from the coding sequence TTGAAGGAAGTGTTCATTTTTATAACGGATGGTTTTGCTGATTGGGAGGCAAGTTACGTCAGTACAGAGCTGAACAAGCCAGAAACAGGATATCGGGTAAAGACAATCGCGATTGATCGGGAGCCTAAGGTTTCGATGGGGGGGTTAACGGTTCTTCCAGATTATAGCGTAAAAGAATTTAATCCGAATGTCGATATCGCAATGTTAGTCATACCTGGCGGAACGCAATGGAGAGAAGCAAAGAATCAGCAAGCAAAAGTAATCGTTGATTATTGTGTGAGCAAAGAGATTCCTGTCGCAGCCATCTGCGATGCTACCACTTTTTTGGGAAACCACGGATATTTGGATAATCATAGACATACAGGCAATACGCTCCCTTATTTGAAGCAAGGAGCTCCGAATTACAGAGGAGATCAACATTATGTAGATGCTCAGTCTGTTCGTGACGTGAATCTCATCACTGCGAATGGAAGCGGTGCATTGGAGTTTTCAAGACATATCTTGGAGAGATTGGGTGTATTAGAAGGTGATGAATTGAATGAATGGTACGAAATATTTAAAAAGGGCTACTTTCCCTCCTAA
- a CDS encoding formylglycine-generating enzyme family protein codes for MTIGGYGSDRERFLKDLMNLMVPIEGGTVELRDYINLNKWLSTDYSLSDPGRGNDKKVITWTETIEPFYVMKYPVTQNLYHLVMHGEEVEPNVDNLPITEVSWLDSLVFCNALSRILGRTECYTITNESENTIYNNKANGFRLLSDAEWQYACKAGTKGYRYERIDKIAWYKENSNGSAQQVGKLLPNPWGVYDMIGNVWEWCWDLYDTERYGNYRVFRGGSWAEVENNCGSTIRRKSMPDFKIDDLGFRIALTKP; via the coding sequence ATGACCATCGGAGGGTACGGAAGTGACAGAGAACGTTTTCTAAAAGATTTAATGAATTTGATGGTACCAATAGAAGGTGGGACTGTTGAATTACGGGATTATATTAATCTGAATAAATGGCTTAGTACAGATTATTCTTTATCAGACCCTGGAAGAGGAAATGATAAAAAGGTTATTACATGGACTGAAACGATCGAACCTTTCTATGTAATGAAGTATCCGGTAACACAGAATTTGTATCATTTAGTCATGCATGGAGAAGAAGTAGAACCGAATGTGGATAACCTGCCAATTACGGAAGTTTCGTGGTTGGATTCGCTTGTCTTTTGTAACGCATTGTCCAGAATACTTGGCAGGACTGAATGCTACACAATCACAAATGAAAGTGAGAACACTATCTATAATAATAAAGCGAATGGCTTTCGATTACTATCAGACGCTGAATGGCAGTATGCGTGCAAAGCGGGAACCAAGGGATATCGGTACGAAAGAATTGATAAGATTGCATGGTATAAAGAAAACTCCAATGGATCAGCTCAACAAGTCGGAAAACTGCTTCCTAATCCGTGGGGGGTTTACGATATGATCGGTAATGTTTGGGAATGGTGCTGGGATCTGTATGATACTGAACGATATGGGAACTATAGAGTCTTCCGGGGAGGCAGTTGGGCTGAAGTGGAAAACAATTGTGGTTCTACAATTAGAAGGAAAAGCATGCCTGATTTCAAGATAGATGACCTTGGCTTTAGAATAGCACTTACAAAACCATGA
- a CDS encoding multidrug effflux MFS transporter — protein sequence MERKISTPSLFLLIILVGFPQISETIYTPSLPDIANSLHTSSSTIQLTLSIYFLGFAFGVFCWGRLSDSIGRRPAMLWGIFVYGFGSLGCYLSDSAALLLLCRFIQAFGASTGSVVTQTILRESVEVTKRHAVFAQISAALAFTPAIGPLIGGWVDQFLGFRAVFFTLVVMSVAIFIYTFASLPETRASGVSNVQTLPVLKRLVADRRIWAFAFMIGATNGILFSYYAEAPFIFMEYFHMTPGSFGFFGIFVALSSVFGAMLSKKLLNKFPAEKIILIGSLVSTFGAVCLTGFTLYGVNPSLLSLAFMVASIFTLLLGIGMSIPNCLSLALVNYSDVLGTAGAIFGLGYYVVVSLITSGMSYLHNGSLVTMPIYFLVLAILMSLVSNKMIVRHNTNRAIRDSR from the coding sequence TTGGAAAGAAAAATCTCAACACCATCTTTGTTTCTGTTGATTATCCTTGTTGGTTTCCCGCAAATTAGTGAAACGATCTATACACCTTCCTTACCAGACATTGCCAATAGTCTCCATACAAGCAGCAGCACGATTCAATTGACACTCAGCATATACTTCCTCGGATTCGCCTTTGGCGTTTTTTGCTGGGGAAGGCTATCTGATTCCATAGGACGGCGTCCTGCCATGCTTTGGGGAATATTCGTTTACGGTTTCGGAAGCCTTGGTTGCTACCTGTCTGATTCGGCTGCGTTGTTATTATTGTGCCGATTCATTCAGGCGTTCGGCGCCAGTACCGGTTCTGTGGTTACGCAAACCATTTTACGGGAGAGCGTTGAAGTCACGAAGCGTCACGCCGTGTTTGCCCAAATATCTGCCGCACTAGCCTTTACTCCGGCCATAGGACCCTTGATTGGAGGTTGGGTAGACCAATTCCTTGGATTTCGGGCTGTTTTCTTCACTCTTGTCGTAATGAGTGTGGCCATTTTTATTTACACCTTTGCTTCTCTGCCTGAAACAAGAGCGTCTGGAGTCTCAAACGTTCAGACACTCCCAGTACTAAAACGCCTCGTTGCTGACCGCAGAATCTGGGCTTTTGCTTTCATGATTGGAGCAACAAATGGCATATTGTTCAGTTACTATGCCGAGGCTCCATTTATATTCATGGAATATTTCCACATGACACCGGGTTCGTTTGGTTTTTTCGGTATTTTCGTAGCATTGTCTTCGGTATTTGGCGCAATGCTTTCGAAAAAACTTTTAAACAAGTTTCCTGCAGAGAAAATCATCCTGATAGGCTCTCTCGTATCGACGTTTGGAGCGGTGTGTCTGACTGGCTTTACGCTGTATGGAGTGAATCCGTCCCTGCTCTCCTTGGCTTTCATGGTTGCGTCGATCTTTACACTACTGTTGGGGATTGGCATGTCCATTCCAAACTGCCTAAGTCTGGCGCTCGTTAACTACAGTGATGTGCTCGGTACTGCCGGAGCTATTTTTGGCTTGGGGTACTACGTTGTGGTCAGCCTTATCACCAGTGGCATGAGCTACCTTCACAATGGTTCCTTAGTGACGATGCCAATCTATTTTTTGGTCTTGGCGATACTCATGTCACTCGTTAGCAACAAGATGATTGTTCGCCATAACACAAACAGAGCGATTCGTGATTCACGATAA